One window of Nicotiana tomentosiformis chromosome 11, ASM39032v3, whole genome shotgun sequence genomic DNA carries:
- the LOC138901035 gene encoding uncharacterized protein: MANNELGNIAFGDVDIEDDQMDEGALPSDTVVNPKGGNNTGHAMAITKKSGRGRNTPTSSQRQLVDDEQVVDEEEIPNNVVQANYEVHIDVDDNVGETQEEVNPFRDHVIDIPEPVMQKAKAPVPKPPPLYLQRLANQNGENQFKTFIDMMNSISIYVPLFEALEQMPSYAKFMKETKKQSMNLETIKVMHQFILPADFVILDCEVDYEVPIILERHFLATGKALVDMEARKLTYREGDKKVVFHVCKSMRQPNSNEVCSFVDLVTDVIIDDTSATINVGDMLEAPSIEEPPTLELKPLPPHLRYEVLGPISYLSVIIYSCLTNVQVDSTLAILHKRKKAIGWTLADIRGINPTFCMHKINLEEDSKSSIEHQRKLNELFKT, from the exons atggcaaacaatgagctcggaaacaTAGCTTTTGGGGATGTGGacattgaggatgatcaaatggatgag ggggcactaccaagtgacacagtggtgaacccaaagggtgggaacaacacggggcatgccatggccattaCTAAAAAAAGTGGAAGAGGTAGGAatacacccacctcaagtcaaaggcaacttgtggatgatgagcaagtggtagatgaagaagagatcccgaacaatgtcgTGCAAGCAAATTATGAAGTGCATATTGATGTTGATGACAATGTGggagagactcaagaggaagtgaacccatttagggatcatgttattgacataccggaaccggtaatgcaaaaggctaaggcaccagtGCCTAAGCCTCCTCCTCTATATCTGCAAAGGCTCGCCAATCAAAATGgggagaatcaattcaaaacgtttattgacatgatgaataGTATCTCAATATATGTACCATTATTTGAagccttggagcaaatgcccagttatgcaaagtttatgaaggagaCAAAGAAGCAGTCGATGAATTTGGAAACTATCAAAGTCATGCATCAA ttcattcttccggcggattttgttattcttgattgtgaagtggactatgaggtgccgattattctcgAAAGacatttccttgctacggggaaggctcttgttgatatgGAAGCCAGAAAACTCACTTACCGCGAGGGTGATAAAAAAGTGGTGTTCCACGTATgcaaatctatgcggcaaccaaatagcaatgaagtatgtTCTTTCGTGGATTTGGTGactgatgtgattattgatgatacaagtgccacgattaatgtgggtgatatgttggaggcg ccttcaattgaagagcctcctacattggagttgaagccattgcctccacatcttcggtatgaagtTCTTGGTCCTATTTCTTATTTATCGGTTATTATTtactcttgtttgactaacgtgcaagttgactctacattggcgattctccacaagaggaagaaggctattgggtggactttggcggatattcggggaataaaccctacattttgcatgcacaaaattaacTTGGAGGAGGATTCCAAAtcatccattgaacatcaaaggaaaCTCAATGAGCTATTCAAGACGtag